In Thiospirochaeta perfilievii, a single window of DNA contains:
- the gyrA gene encoding DNA topoisomerase (ATP-hydrolyzing) subunit A yields MSENTGRVIPIAIEDEVKESYLTYAMSVIVSRALPDARDGLKPVHRRILYSMNEMGLRNNTPYKKCARIVGDVLGKFHPHGDASIYDALVRLAQDFSLRIPVVQGHGNFGSVDGDPPAAMRYTEARLAKVSEAILRDIKKETVNFNNNYDDSMVEPEVLPTAFPFLLVNGSSGIAVGMATNMAPHNLGECCDAINAAIDNPEITALELTEYVKGPDFPTGGIIFGKKGYIDAATTGRGKITVRSKTELEELRGDREAIIVTEIPYMINKANLVIKIAELVRDKKIDGISDLRDESDRNGMRIVIVIKKGFSPKVVLNQLYAHTSLQQNFNVNNLAIHNGLPKMCNLKDLIQIFIEHRQDVITRRTIFDLRKAKDRAHILEGLQIALENVDEVVAIIKASTSVVNARVALMTRFELSEIQAQAILDMRLQKITSLETQKILDELKEIMELINYLQGLLDFPERILTVIKEETLEIKEKYSNDRITEINPQEVSGITIEDLIEQEDMVVLISNKGFIKRVSLSEYKEQGRGGKGSNSTKLKDGDFVEHIFIANTHDIIMFVTSEGKAYWLKVHEIPEASRQARGSHLKTIFEFEEEEEITTIVSLNDFNEDTFLFMATNHATVKRVTTYNFRNAKTRGIKAIKLDDGEKLISAKLTDGNQDIVLISQKGKGLRFPEDAVRVMGRDTHGVRGIKLSSDDKLVGVCVGSEHEQMLLLSEKGYGKRTLMGNLSYHNRATQGQIIYKVNEKTGKLIGSMAVTEEDHIVCITQQGKTLKVRTSLVSLLGKNAFGVKILNIDKYDELVGLAKAVNTDPEPEQKDLLDIDEDNTENMDKSEENNNYEE; encoded by the coding sequence GTGTCAGAAAATACCGGAAGAGTAATTCCAATAGCTATTGAAGATGAGGTCAAAGAGTCATACTTAACTTATGCCATGTCTGTAATAGTAAGTAGAGCTTTACCAGATGCAAGAGATGGATTAAAACCAGTACATAGACGTATTTTATACTCAATGAATGAGATGGGTCTAAGAAATAATACTCCATATAAAAAGTGTGCTCGTATAGTAGGTGATGTACTAGGTAAGTTCCATCCCCATGGAGATGCATCAATATATGATGCTTTAGTTCGTTTAGCTCAAGACTTTTCTTTAAGAATACCAGTAGTTCAAGGACATGGAAACTTTGGATCTGTAGATGGAGATCCACCAGCAGCAATGAGATATACTGAGGCTAGATTAGCTAAAGTGTCTGAAGCAATATTAAGAGATATTAAAAAAGAGACTGTAAATTTTAATAATAACTATGATGATTCAATGGTTGAACCAGAAGTTTTACCTACAGCTTTTCCATTTCTATTAGTAAATGGTTCTAGTGGTATAGCAGTTGGAATGGCTACTAATATGGCTCCCCATAATTTAGGAGAGTGTTGTGATGCTATAAATGCTGCTATTGATAATCCAGAAATAACTGCTTTAGAATTAACAGAGTATGTAAAAGGACCAGACTTTCCTACAGGTGGAATTATATTTGGTAAAAAAGGTTATATAGATGCCGCTACTACAGGAAGAGGTAAAATAACTGTTAGATCAAAAACTGAACTAGAAGAGTTACGTGGTGATAGAGAAGCTATTATAGTAACTGAAATACCATATATGATAAATAAAGCTAACTTAGTAATTAAAATTGCAGAATTAGTAAGGGATAAAAAAATTGATGGTATTTCTGATTTAAGAGATGAATCAGATAGAAATGGAATGAGAATTGTTATAGTTATAAAAAAAGGATTCTCTCCTAAAGTAGTTCTTAATCAGTTATATGCCCATACTTCTCTACAACAAAACTTTAATGTAAATAATTTAGCTATACATAATGGGCTTCCAAAAATGTGTAATCTTAAGGATCTAATACAGATTTTTATAGAGCATAGACAGGATGTAATTACAAGACGAACTATATTTGATCTTAGAAAAGCAAAAGATAGAGCTCATATATTAGAAGGTTTACAAATTGCTTTAGAAAATGTAGATGAAGTTGTAGCAATAATAAAAGCTTCAACTAGTGTTGTTAATGCAAGAGTAGCCTTAATGACTAGATTTGAATTAAGTGAAATTCAAGCACAAGCTATTTTAGATATGAGACTTCAAAAGATAACTAGTTTAGAAACTCAAAAAATTCTAGATGAATTAAAAGAGATAATGGAATTAATAAATTATCTTCAAGGTTTATTGGATTTTCCAGAGAGAATCTTAACAGTTATTAAAGAAGAAACTTTAGAAATAAAAGAGAAGTATAGTAACGATAGAATAACCGAAATTAATCCTCAAGAAGTAAGTGGTATAACTATAGAAGATTTAATTGAACAAGAAGATATGGTTGTTCTTATTTCAAATAAAGGATTTATTAAACGTGTTTCCCTATCTGAATATAAGGAACAAGGGCGTGGAGGTAAAGGTTCAAACTCTACTAAGTTAAAAGATGGTGATTTTGTTGAGCATATTTTTATTGCTAATACACATGATATAATTATGTTTGTTACTTCAGAAGGAAAGGCTTACTGGTTAAAAGTTCACGAAATACCAGAGGCCTCAAGACAAGCAAGAGGAAGTCATTTAAAAACTATTTTCGAATTTGAAGAAGAAGAGGAAATTACTACAATAGTTTCTCTTAATGATTTTAATGAAGATACATTCTTATTTATGGCAACAAATCATGCTACTGTAAAAAGAGTTACTACATATAACTTTAGAAATGCTAAAACCCGTGGTATAAAGGCTATTAAGTTAGATGATGGTGAAAAATTAATATCTGCAAAACTTACAGATGGTAATCAAGATATAGTTCTTATCTCTCAAAAAGGTAAAGGTTTAAGATTCCCTGAAGATGCTGTAAGAGTTATGGGTAGAGATACTCATGGAGTAAGAGGTATTAAACTATCATCGGATGATAAACTTGTTGGTGTTTGTGTAGGGTCAGAACATGAGCAAATGTTACTTTTATCTGAAAAAGGATATGGAAAGAGAACATTAATGGGTAATCTTTCTTATCATAATAGAGCTACACAGGGTCAAATAATATATAAAGTTAATGAAAAAACTGGAAAACTTATTGGATCAATGGCTGTAACTGAAGAAGATCATATAGTTTGTATTACACAACAGGGAAAAACTCTAAAAGTACGAACTAGTTTAGTTAGTCTTCTAGGTAAAAATGCTTTTGGTGTAAAAATTCTTAATATTGATAAATATGATGAGTTAGTTGGTTTAGCAAAAGCGGTTAATACCGATCCTGAACCTGAACAAAAAGATTTATTAGATATAGATGAAGATAATACAGAAAATATGGATAAATCAGAAGAAAATAACAATTATGAAGAGTAG
- a CDS encoding ParB/RepB/Spo0J family partition protein — MSKVNALGSGLDSLIVNIESKDNGVMDIDISLIQANPFQPRKFFNEDAILELSESIKSCGVIQPILVEENLNGGYIIIAGERRYRASKLAGLEKVPVIIKNYTEEEKLEISLVENIQREDLTPIEEAKAYKKLMDSMGLNQENVAQKVGKKRSTISNSIRLLNLPEDIQQSVDDGIISAGHARALLPLENINKQRSIFNKIKDSNISVRATEKLVNDYKKNNDVKASNSKNNIDPDIQNIEQQFIDAFGTKVKLIGDMDKGKIEITYFSGDDLNRIIELLAK; from the coding sequence GTGTCTAAAGTAAATGCACTAGGGTCAGGTCTAGACTCTTTAATTGTTAACATTGAAAGTAAAGATAATGGTGTAATGGATATTGATATATCATTAATACAGGCAAACCCTTTTCAACCACGTAAATTCTTTAATGAAGACGCTATATTAGAACTAAGTGAATCAATTAAAAGTTGTGGTGTTATACAACCTATATTAGTTGAAGAAAATTTAAATGGTGGATATATCATTATTGCTGGAGAGAGACGTTATAGAGCTTCAAAATTAGCAGGTTTAGAAAAGGTTCCAGTAATTATTAAAAACTACACAGAGGAAGAGAAATTAGAAATATCCCTTGTAGAAAATATACAAAGAGAGGATCTTACTCCTATTGAAGAAGCAAAAGCATATAAAAAACTTATGGACTCTATGGGTTTAAATCAAGAAAATGTAGCTCAAAAAGTTGGAAAAAAAAGATCAACTATAAGTAATTCTATTAGATTATTAAACCTACCAGAAGATATACAACAATCAGTTGATGACGGTATAATTTCTGCAGGTCACGCCAGAGCTCTACTACCTTTAGAAAATATTAATAAACAGAGATCAATATTTAACAAAATAAAAGATAGTAATATATCTGTGCGAGCTACTGAAAAATTGGTTAATGATTATAAAAAAAATAACGATGTTAAAGCTTCAAATAGTAAAAATAATATAGACCCAGATATACAAAATATAGAACAACAATTTATAGATGCTTTTGGTACAAAAGTTAAATTAATTGGTGATATGGATAAAGGGAAAATAGAAATTACATATTTTTCCGGTGATGATTTAAATAGAATTATTGAGTTATTGGCTAAGTAA
- a CDS encoding ParA family protein, with product MGKVIVFANQKGGVGKTTTAVNIGAYLAEEGKKTLLVDFDPQGNLSSSLGSDTKKPGIYEVIMGKINIKDAIQDTVNDKLYILTSNINLSGASVELVNVDKREFYLKNCLDQVKDYYDYILIDCPPSLGIITLNGFAAADKVIVPLQCEFFALEGFFKMLFETIKRIQKTLNPSLTIAGIVFTMYDSRTRLGNDVISKVKTVFAKHPELLFHSVIPRNIKLSEAPSHGKTINIYAPNSSGAISYKKLAQEVIKRV from the coding sequence ATGGGAAAAGTAATAGTTTTTGCTAATCAAAAGGGTGGAGTTGGTAAAACAACCACGGCTGTAAATATAGGAGCTTATTTAGCTGAAGAAGGTAAAAAAACTCTTTTAGTTGACTTTGATCCTCAAGGAAACCTGTCAAGCTCTCTAGGTTCTGATACAAAAAAACCAGGTATATATGAAGTTATCATGGGTAAAATTAATATTAAAGATGCTATTCAGGATACGGTTAATGATAAATTATATATCTTAACTTCCAATATTAATCTTTCAGGAGCATCTGTGGAGCTTGTAAATGTTGATAAGCGAGAGTTTTATTTAAAAAATTGTCTTGATCAAGTTAAAGACTATTATGATTATATACTTATTGATTGCCCACCTTCATTGGGTATAATAACCTTAAATGGTTTTGCAGCAGCAGATAAAGTTATAGTACCTCTACAATGTGAATTCTTTGCTTTGGAAGGATTTTTTAAAATGTTATTTGAAACAATTAAAAGAATACAAAAAACATTAAATCCATCATTAACAATTGCAGGGATTGTTTTTACTATGTATGATTCCCGAACAAGATTAGGTAACGATGTTATTTCTAAAGTTAAAACAGTGTTCGCTAAACACCCTGAACTTCTATTTCATTCAGTAATACCTAGAAACATTAAACTATCGGAAGCTCCTTCCCATGGAAAAACAATAAATATTTATGCTCCAAATTCAAGTGGTGCAATTAGCTATAAAAAATTAGCCCAGGAGGTAATAAAACGTGTCTAA
- a CDS encoding NifU family protein: MLNEKVAKAIEQVRPSLQADGGDIRLVEVKEDGTVMVELQGACNGCPMSQITLKQGVEAFLKKEIPEVKSVESI; this comes from the coding sequence ATGTTAAACGAAAAGGTTGCAAAGGCTATTGAGCAGGTAAGACCTTCTCTGCAAGCTGATGGTGGTGATATTAGACTAGTAGAAGTAAAAGAAGATGGTACTGTTATGGTAGAGTTACAAGGAGCTTGTAATGGGTGTCCAATGTCACAAATTACTCTAAAACAAGGTGTTGAAGCTTTTTTAAAGAAAGAAATTCCAGAAGTAAAAAGTGTAGAATCTATCTAG